A DNA window from Nasonia vitripennis strain AsymCx chromosome PSR unlocalized genomic scaffold, Nvit_psr_1.1 chrPSR_random0025, whole genome shotgun sequence contains the following coding sequences:
- the LOC116418014 gene encoding uncharacterized protein LOC116418014 yields the protein MNCNSSYTTDEEMEYLEDQSLLGMSMQLLLLQKLLGKNDLLFKFVVSNGNRRIPILVWDVDLINKLSKEICSSRVVSINGGHCRAVAPSKIKDESNLVPFEVIIKENTEVSFLGYHNLQNQTTNQLQKATFDNIHTLEGLIEISGYIRTKFSLLHNRSGHMTYGLGAITDGIKKNHCSSETVYGCEEVEIGDYVTVYRNIKRPSYTLKYNDFKD from the exons gtaATTCTTCTTATACAACCGATGAGGAGATGGAGTATTTGGAAGATC AATCATTGTTGGGTATGTCGATGCAATTACTGCTCCTGCAAAAGCTCCTTGGCAAGaacgatttattatttaaatttgttgTATCAAATGGAAACAGACGCATTCCTATTCTTGTATGGGACGTAGAtcttatcaataaattatctAAAGAAATTTGTTCTAGCAGG gtaGTAAGTATTAATGGTGGCCACTGTCGAGCTGTTGCCCCATCGAAAATCAAGGACGAAAGTAATTTGGTCCCATTTGAAGTAATAATAAAGGAAAATACAGAAGTTTCTTTTTTGGGCTATCACAACTTACAAAATCAAACGACGAATCAACTTCAAAAGGCCACTTTTGATAACATACACACTTTAGAAGGACTAATAG aaatttcTGGCTATATAAGAACGAAGTTTTCGTTATTGCACAATCGTAGTGGCCATATGACTTATGGATTAGGAGCAATCACCGAtgggattaaaaaaaatcactgttCAAGTGAAACAGTTTACGGATGTGAGGAGGTTGAAATTGGAGATTATGTCACTGTTTACAGGAATATTAAAAGGCCAAG TTACACGCTAAAGTATAATGACTTCAAAGACTAA